A window from Candidatus Gracilibacteria bacterium encodes these proteins:
- a CDS encoding UPF0489 family protein — protein sequence MMYEKAFYLTGKRGNNVFSYEDRGEAPQLFIPAIVEGSLEDIREGTEVVFSDRDEYGVLQNCVGLLHFVRTSFNGIPVIVVDNHNHVFYFWHEARARGFLREGATLIHIDQHKDARDPGVPFTGASLEEVFAYTNEVLNVGNYIVPAQRGGLVGEVQFVTSEQALEDESFCARDNKILNIDLDFFAPEMNYIDFQKARRFILKHAQNASLITVATSPFFIEQKRALEILTTLLRVV from the coding sequence ATGATGTACGAAAAAGCTTTTTATTTAACCGGTAAGCGAGGGAACAATGTGTTTTCTTATGAAGACCGCGGGGAGGCGCCGCAACTTTTTATACCCGCCATTGTGGAAGGATCTTTGGAGGATATTCGGGAGGGTACAGAAGTTGTTTTTTCCGATCGGGATGAGTACGGGGTTTTGCAGAATTGTGTTGGACTTTTGCACTTTGTGAGGACTTCTTTTAATGGGATCCCCGTTATTGTTGTGGACAATCACAATCATGTTTTTTACTTTTGGCATGAGGCGCGGGCCCGTGGGTTTTTACGAGAGGGCGCGACACTGATTCATATTGATCAACACAAGGATGCGCGAGATCCCGGTGTGCCTTTTACGGGAGCAAGCCTTGAGGAAGTTTTTGCCTACACGAACGAAGTTTTGAATGTGGGCAATTATATTGTGCCGGCGCAGCGGGGTGGGCTTGTGGGGGAGGTGCAGTTTGTGACCAGCGAACAAGCGCTTGAGGATGAGTCCTTTTGTGCTCGAGATAACAAAATCCTCAATATCGATCTCGATTTTTTTGCGCCGGAAATGAATTACATCGATTTTCAAAAGGCCCGGCGCTTTATTTTGAAGCACGCCCAAAATGCTTCACTCATCACGGTGGCCACCAGTCCCTTTTTTATTGAGCAGAAGCGGGCACTAGAGATATTGACAACCCTATTAAGAGTTGTATAA